Genomic DNA from Kluyveromyces lactis strain NRRL Y-1140 chromosome C complete sequence:
GTGGGACAATGGGAACCAGTACCAAAATTGGGAGAACATCATTAAACCAATTATTGATCTACTGTTCAAAGTTCCCATTTCGGTGTTCTCCAATTCGATGGTTACATTCCTACCACCAGCGTTCATGATACCTTGGGCAATACAGGCACCGAACTTTGCTAGTCCTTCCTGGTGCTTGTTTCCAATTACTGACATGAACTGTTCATTAACTTCCTTCACCTTTGAATTCGTTTTTTCAGTCTGCTGAATCAATATCATTGAAGTGGCAATCATAGCAGCTTGACGAACATAATCAACTGGATCCTTCAAAAGAGGTTCTAATACATCCACAGCTGCCTGTAAGCCTCTACCAGCGCAGGATACACCCAAAGCGAACGCAGTACCACAACGGACATGAGCGTTATGTGATTTTGACAAAAGTTCTACGATTCTTGGGACGGTAGTATATTCACGAATTAACACGAAACCTAGGGCAGTGACTGCTGCCCTTCTAACATCGTCGTCGGAGTCCGAGACTGCGACGTGAAGAAGTTTTTTCACAGCCTTATTATTTCCGGTCCCTGCATGGGCTAAGGCGATTGTGTAGGCACCACCATAGCGTAACAGGGCGTTCTCACTGGCTAGTAACTTATCAATCAAGTCGTCAGCTAGTTCCTCTTTGCCGTAATTTATGAGAGCTAAGGCAATCGATAAACTTCTTGTGATATTACCGTGTTGAGTCTCTTCTGCGTAAGTTAACAAGTCCTGAATAACAGTTTGGTTACCTGAACCTAGTAAAATTAAACCAATAGCCAAAGCAGCCGCATCACCAGATTTAGCTGAGTCTCCATATAACACTTCTTTCAACATCTCACAAACATTCACATCGTCCGAGCCCATACCTGACAACCCAATACCTAAACAAGCACCATGTAGCAACACATCTACATCCTCTTCTCCAACGGAAGAACTATTAGCTTGAATTTGCTCTTTTAAGTAGTCAGTTGATTCCTTACCGTAGCCGGCAAAAATTAAACCTAGACCATATAATGAACCACCTTTGATATACCTCGattttgaaccatttcCTGGCAAATAAGGCTCCATTATCTTTCTTCCATCTGAGAGGTTGCCTTGGTGAATAACACCTAGTGAAGCAGTAGCGGTAAATTTGGCCCAGTTTTGGGCTTTGCCTAACCATTGTAAATTTTGTCTGATAAAACTATCATCCGTAGTCCCTGCGTGCATAAAAGCATTGGACACACTCACAGCTGTGTGGAATAAGGAGAATTTACCATCCAAAGATGATTTCATCTTATTCAGAAGAGCCTTGTCTATGGTTTTGTTCTCAAATAGAAAAGTGTTTTGCAAATCGCAGGTGGGTATACCGGAAAGGATTTCAAGTAACTTAGGATCGTATACATTGGCGTCCAAGGAATTAGAAAGATCCTTCAATAATCCCTGAGAGGCTGAGTTTACTAGGTCAAAAGCGATTTGGTAGGAAACATCATATGATTTAGTTGAATTtaacttgaagaagagctCCTTGGCAAATTCGATATCATTTAACTGTACGATAATTTTTGAGATAATAAAGTAGTCTGGGGCAGGCATGTTCATGACAATTTCATacaacttcttcaatacGCTCAATTTAAAGCGAGTATTGGTTAATGCAGTGGTACATACAGCCAATGTGTAAGAGCACAATTTGAGGGCATTAGTACTGGTGTCCTGGGAAGTGAGAAGCTtctcaacaacatcaaGTCTGTAACTTTCTAATGCGATTCCCAATGCAAGTTTATACTCCCCTGAAGAAACacacttcttcaacattctCTCAAAGATAGAAACCAAATGTggatcaatttcaacaggTT
This window encodes:
- the RPN2 gene encoding proteasome regulatory particle base subunit RPN2 (similar to uniprot|P32565 Saccharomyces cerevisiae YIL075C RPN2 Subunit of the 26S proteasome substrate of the N-acetyltransferase Nat1p) translates to MSVTSALPLLALLKESDNTVKTHALQSIKDVVDQQWSEISNDITEIEALYDDVSFPDRRLAAIVASKVYYNLGEYQLAVKYALAAGEYLNIDEQSQYVETIVSQSIEMYIEFASSNYESEPVEIDPHLVSIFERMLKKCVSSGEYKLALGIALESYRLDVVEKLLTSQDTSTNALKLCSYTLAVCTTALTNTRFKLSVLKKLYEIVMNMPAPDYFIISKIIVQLNDIEFAKELFFKLNSTKSYDVSYQIAFDLVNSASQGLLKDLSNSLDANVYDPKLLEILSGIPTCDLQNTFLFENKTIDKALLNKMKSSLDGKFSLFHTAVSVSNAFMHAGTTDDSFIRQNLQWLGKAQNWAKFTATASLGVIHQGNLSDGRKIMEPYLPGNGSKSRYIKGGSLYGLGLIFAGYGKESTDYLKEQIQANSSSVGEEDVDVLLHGACLGIGLSGMGSDDVNVCEMLKEVLYGDSAKSGDAAALAIGLILLGSGNQTVIQDLLTYAEETQHGNITRSLSIALALINYGKEELADDLIDKLLASENALLRYGGAYTIALAHAGTGNNKAVKKLLHVAVSDSDDDVRRAAVTALGFVLIREYTTVPRIVELLSKSHNAHVRCGTAFALGVSCAGRGLQAAVDVLEPLLKDPVDYVRQAAMIATSMILIQQTEKTNSKVKEVNEQFMSVIGNKHQEGLAKFGACIAQGIMNAGGRNVTIELENTEMGTLNSRSIIGLMMFSQFWYWFPLSHFLSLSFTPTTLVGLRASDLAIPKFAFKCHTKEGIFTYPRMYEEEVDKNIEKFAAAVLSTTAKAKARAKKGKKGEHEKVKEKDAEKVNEEKQEVELEEKKKEEAKNTEEAKIKYTTTSYDVENLTRVLPQQLKFISFAKDSRFVPVRKFRGNSGVIIVEDKTPEEPLELIKTVRQTKDIYAPLPSSFKVEDSLEF